A DNA window from Streptomyces sp. CA-278952 contains the following coding sequences:
- a CDS encoding peptidoglycan recognition protein family protein → MRAERRVWATAAVTTAAVAGVLVFQGVTGTSDTDRDGRAADAKSAPVKADVHRTALKTSPDGGSATLARRDTEPFSLLGVTWTDPAARVTGSVEARTRSAATGDWTGWLPLDTEIDGRTETGRSGVRGTTEPRWVGPSNGVEVRVRAGDGARAGLPEGLRLDTVDPGGDTTPLAAEPAAFSVEETPAEEPTPGEEPPVTPPTEEPAEEPTDEPSPTPTTETPAPPSPTPSPSTKSPTPSAPPTPPTGSPSPTLPPVPPSTVPQPPIVSRAAWKADESLSTEAPDYLDGVKAVFVHHTAQTNAYSCADSAAIVRGLHTYHVKSNGWKDLGYNFIVDKCGTVFEGRKGGADRPVMGAHTYGFNRDTTGIAVIGMYTDTKAATAATTSVARVAAWKLGQYGGDPAGSVQLTAGANGKNMAHKQFVAGEQYAFPRISGHRDGFATECPGLSLYHQLPAIRSLAAGPVTGLTISSVTGASASGSTYYTRSKITVGWKATTSSAFVKGYELLVGGKPVATVKGNVTSATATLAAGKHSVQVRATHQSGKTSLSPVATVVADTAPPVFSTKPALTLRSGKVNATSVPLTLKWKATDAASLKEVRLTAPVTKTYGPTTSSASHTAKPARATAWKMTAYDRAGNTAAASVSGTPVILQESAAKKGGKWTTKSSGSYLGGKSYSSSAKGASLTWTFTGRSAAWVVSRAATSGQAYVYVDGKKAATVDLKSSATKYRQAIWTKSWSSSAKHTVKIVVVGTKGRPALTTDGLVYLK, encoded by the coding sequence GTGAGAGCAGAACGAAGAGTCTGGGCCACGGCCGCCGTCACGACGGCGGCCGTGGCGGGTGTCCTGGTCTTCCAGGGCGTGACCGGCACCTCCGACACCGACCGCGACGGGCGGGCGGCGGACGCCAAGTCCGCCCCGGTGAAGGCCGATGTGCACAGGACCGCGCTGAAGACCTCGCCCGACGGCGGCTCCGCGACGCTCGCGCGGCGCGACACCGAACCGTTCAGTCTGCTCGGCGTCACCTGGACCGATCCCGCCGCCCGGGTGACGGGGAGCGTCGAGGCCCGTACCCGCTCCGCCGCCACCGGCGACTGGACCGGCTGGCTGCCCCTGGACACCGAGATCGACGGCCGCACCGAGACCGGCCGGTCCGGCGTGCGCGGCACCACCGAACCCCGCTGGGTCGGCCCCTCCAACGGCGTCGAGGTCCGCGTCCGCGCCGGTGACGGCGCCCGGGCCGGACTGCCCGAGGGGCTGCGGCTCGACACGGTCGACCCGGGCGGCGACACCACCCCGCTCGCCGCCGAACCGGCCGCGTTCAGCGTCGAGGAGACCCCCGCCGAGGAGCCCACACCCGGCGAGGAGCCCCCGGTCACCCCGCCCACGGAGGAGCCGGCCGAGGAGCCCACGGACGAGCCTTCGCCCACCCCGACCACCGAGACCCCGGCTCCGCCGAGCCCCACGCCGAGCCCGAGCACCAAGTCCCCGACGCCGTCCGCTCCGCCGACGCCGCCCACCGGCTCCCCGTCGCCGACGCTCCCGCCCGTCCCGCCGTCCACCGTTCCCCAGCCGCCGATCGTCTCCCGGGCTGCCTGGAAGGCCGACGAGTCGCTCAGCACCGAGGCGCCGGACTACCTGGACGGGGTCAAGGCCGTCTTCGTCCACCACACGGCGCAGACGAACGCGTACTCCTGCGCCGACTCGGCGGCCATCGTGCGCGGTCTGCACACCTACCACGTGAAGTCGAACGGCTGGAAGGACCTCGGCTACAACTTCATCGTCGACAAGTGCGGCACGGTCTTCGAGGGCCGCAAGGGCGGTGCGGACCGGCCCGTCATGGGAGCGCACACCTACGGGTTCAACCGGGACACCACCGGTATCGCCGTGATCGGCATGTACACCGACACCAAGGCCGCGACCGCCGCGACCACCTCGGTGGCCCGTGTCGCCGCGTGGAAGCTCGGCCAGTACGGGGGCGATCCGGCCGGTTCCGTCCAGCTCACCGCCGGGGCGAACGGCAAGAACATGGCCCACAAGCAGTTCGTCGCCGGAGAGCAGTACGCCTTCCCCCGGATCTCCGGGCACCGGGACGGGTTCGCCACCGAGTGCCCCGGCCTCTCCCTCTACCACCAGCTCCCCGCCATCCGCTCCCTGGCCGCCGGCCCCGTCACCGGTCTCACCATCTCCTCGGTGACCGGGGCGAGCGCCTCCGGCTCCACGTACTACACCCGGTCGAAGATCACCGTCGGCTGGAAGGCGACCACCTCCTCCGCCTTCGTCAAGGGCTACGAACTGCTCGTCGGCGGAAAGCCGGTGGCCACCGTCAAGGGCAACGTCACCTCTGCGACGGCCACCCTCGCCGCCGGCAAGCACTCCGTGCAGGTCCGGGCCACCCACCAGTCGGGGAAGACCTCCCTGTCGCCGGTCGCGACCGTGGTCGCCGACACCGCACCGCCGGTCTTCTCCACCAAGCCGGCCCTCACCCTGCGCTCCGGCAAGGTGAACGCCACCTCGGTCCCGCTCACCCTGAAGTGGAAGGCGACCGACGCAGCCTCCCTCAAGGAGGTCCGGCTGACCGCCCCCGTCACGAAGACCTACGGCCCGACCACGAGCAGCGCCTCGCACACCGCGAAGCCCGCCAGGGCGACCGCCTGGAAGATGACGGCGTACGACCGCGCGGGCAACACGGCCGCCGCCTCGGTCTCCGGCACCCCGGTGATCCTCCAGGAGTCCGCCGCCAAGAAGGGCGGCAAGTGGACCACGAAGTCCTCCGGCAGCTACCTGGGCGGCAAGTCGTACTCCAGCAGCGCCAAGGGCGCGAGTCTGACCTGGACGTTCACCGGCCGGTCAGCCGCCTGGGTGGTGTCGCGGGCCGCCACTTCGGGGCAGGCATACGTCTACGTCGACGGGAAGAAGGCCGCCACGGTGGACCTGAAGTCCTCGGCCACCAAGTACCGACAGGCGATCTGGACGAAGTCCTGGTCGTCCAGCGCCAAGCACACGGTCAAGATCGTGGTCGTCGGTACGAAGGGCCGCCCGGCGCTGACCACGGACGGGCTGGTCTACCTGAAGTAG
- a CDS encoding carboxylesterase/lipase family protein, with the protein MSDIVAGTPPQVRTVHGTVRGAVERGVAVFRGIPYAAGPVGARRFRAPGPPEPWTGVREAVAYGPTAPKRPYAPPLDRLLPDPAVPGDDCLNLNVWTPSPERGTAGLPVLVWIHGGSLLHGSSAVPVYDGSAFARDGVVLVSVNYRLGVEGFGVFPDAPANRGLLDQLAALEWVRDNIAAFGGDPDRVTVAGESAGAVSIAALLASPRSAGLLRRAVLQSGAPAALPPAAARGTTELIAKRLGVPATAAALAAVDPEALLTAQTEVTGGGNPLTGRNSFQPVVDGELLPHDPVEALHAGASAGIDLLLGTNTEEYRLWLVPGGLTERIGALRLRLALLKFKVPGATARAYRANRPDATPGEILGALATDLLLRVPLNRLADARTDAPGATYVYEFGWPTPVQHLGACHALELGFVFDTLAHPDTMALTGPDAPQELADAMHRAWVDFATGGDPGWPSWDARRPVEVFGPGAPALVLAPRDDELRGWKPYRR; encoded by the coding sequence GTGTCCGACATCGTGGCGGGGACTCCCCCGCAGGTGAGGACCGTGCACGGCACCGTGCGCGGTGCGGTGGAGCGGGGCGTCGCGGTCTTCCGCGGCATCCCGTACGCGGCTGGGCCGGTGGGCGCGCGCAGGTTCCGCGCACCCGGACCCCCCGAGCCCTGGACGGGGGTGCGCGAGGCCGTGGCGTACGGCCCGACGGCCCCCAAACGGCCCTACGCCCCGCCGCTGGACCGGCTGCTGCCGGATCCGGCGGTGCCGGGCGACGACTGCCTGAACCTGAACGTGTGGACGCCGTCGCCGGAGCGGGGTACGGCCGGGCTGCCGGTGCTCGTGTGGATCCACGGGGGCTCGCTGCTGCACGGCTCCTCGGCGGTGCCGGTGTACGACGGATCCGCGTTCGCCCGGGACGGGGTGGTCCTCGTCTCGGTCAACTACCGCCTGGGCGTCGAGGGCTTCGGCGTCTTCCCGGACGCGCCCGCCAACCGGGGGCTCCTGGACCAGCTGGCCGCCCTGGAGTGGGTGCGCGACAACATCGCGGCGTTCGGCGGCGACCCGGACCGGGTGACGGTGGCCGGGGAGTCGGCGGGGGCGGTCAGCATCGCCGCCCTGCTGGCCTCGCCCCGGTCCGCGGGGCTGCTGCGGCGGGCGGTGCTCCAGAGCGGGGCGCCCGCCGCGCTGCCGCCCGCCGCCGCGCGCGGGACGACCGAGCTGATCGCGAAGCGGCTCGGGGTCCCCGCGACGGCCGCCGCGCTGGCCGCCGTGGACCCGGAGGCGCTGCTCACCGCGCAGACCGAGGTCACCGGCGGCGGGAATCCGCTGACCGGCCGCAACTCCTTCCAGCCGGTCGTGGACGGCGAACTGCTGCCCCACGACCCCGTGGAGGCGCTGCACGCGGGCGCGTCCGCCGGGATCGACCTGCTGCTGGGGACGAACACCGAGGAGTACCGGCTCTGGTTGGTGCCCGGCGGGCTCACCGAGAGGATCGGCGCGCTGCGGCTCCGCCTCGCCCTGCTGAAGTTCAAGGTGCCGGGCGCCACGGCCCGCGCCTACCGCGCCAACCGCCCGGACGCCACCCCCGGTGAGATCCTCGGCGCGCTGGCGACGGACCTGCTGCTGCGGGTCCCGCTCAACCGGCTGGCCGACGCCCGGACGGACGCGCCGGGCGCCACGTACGTGTACGAGTTCGGCTGGCCCACCCCCGTACAGCACCTCGGCGCCTGTCACGCGCTGGAACTGGGCTTCGTCTTCGACACGCTCGCCCACCCCGACACGATGGCCCTGACCGGCCCGGACGCCCCGCAGGAGCTGGCGGACGCGATGCACCGGGCCTGGGTGGACTTCGCGACGGGCGGGGACCCGGGGTGGCCGTCCTGGGACGCGCGGCGGCCCGTGGAAGTCTTCGGCCCGGGCGCACCGGCGCTGGTCCTGGCCCCGCGCGACGACGAGTTGCGCGGCTGGAAACCGTACAGGCGCTGA
- a CDS encoding ScbR family autoregulator-binding transcription factor, whose protein sequence is MQEHGESPDRGEQTVRRLVEAAGFVIDRAGYAGASTPEILRRAGVSRGVFHHHFEGKEQLGNAILDRQHAFFQQISEQADAGPAPKVWLQALIDISHLYTAGILEDPVLRAAVRLSIEPGPYLTAESYAGPLGAVAAVLESARAADELQDHVTPEEASRTIVGCYSGVQLLALALDERDALHQQVSAMWALIMPGLARPAVLTRLRLSAPPADTARQR, encoded by the coding sequence ATGCAGGAGCACGGGGAGAGCCCAGACCGCGGCGAGCAGACGGTCCGGCGGCTCGTCGAGGCCGCCGGATTCGTGATCGATCGGGCCGGGTACGCCGGTGCGTCGACCCCGGAGATCCTGCGCCGGGCCGGAGTCTCCCGCGGCGTCTTCCACCACCACTTCGAGGGCAAGGAACAGCTCGGCAACGCGATCCTGGACCGCCAGCACGCGTTTTTCCAGCAGATCTCCGAGCAGGCGGATGCGGGCCCGGCACCCAAGGTCTGGCTCCAGGCGCTGATCGACATCAGCCACCTCTACACCGCCGGCATCCTGGAGGACCCCGTCCTGCGGGCCGCCGTGCGCCTGTCCATCGAACCGGGCCCCTACCTGACCGCCGAAAGCTACGCGGGCCCGCTCGGGGCCGTGGCCGCCGTCCTCGAATCCGCCCGTGCCGCCGACGAGCTCCAGGACCACGTCACCCCGGAGGAGGCGTCCCGGACCATCGTCGGCTGCTACAGCGGAGTGCAGCTGCTCGCACTCGCCCTCGACGAGCGCGACGCCCTGCACCAGCAGGTCAGCGCCATGTGGGCCCTGATCATGCCCGGCCTCGCCCGCCCCGCCGTCCTCACCCGGCTGCGCCTGAGCGCACCACCCGCGGACACGGCGCGGCAGCGCTGA
- a CDS encoding CopD family protein, with amino-acid sequence MFSGPPADPAAPTGPGLPAAATVPARTDDAPFADGIPGGPSGRPGGRSWTTPLLFCAAGTLALLVALLGPGLVARGTGELRIPGAGLTTVLRTVLFSALALHLGELLAPQLIRPVRGRPRTAVRSWAVYASLAGAAAAAGQIVRLAAVSDLGITETYGTREGGLLLLIANGLVLAAFCAASRRPALALAPLALVIGAEALRAHPEAYSPEFGAALTVVHLTAASLWTGGLLYILRTMWLWRGSPVAARALLGRYARLAIWLYVALAATGTASTLRRLPLDVVFTSAYGRTLLVKLALMAVVSVLAVAARRRMLRDADPSVAHLLARREQLVLGLVVVVSAILTVVPDPHWISLRP; translated from the coding sequence ATGTTCTCCGGACCCCCCGCCGACCCGGCCGCGCCGACCGGGCCCGGCCTGCCCGCGGCGGCGACCGTACCGGCGCGCACGGACGACGCGCCCTTCGCCGACGGGATACCCGGGGGACCCTCCGGGCGGCCGGGCGGACGCTCCTGGACCACCCCGCTCCTGTTCTGCGCGGCGGGCACCCTCGCGCTCCTCGTGGCCCTGCTCGGCCCCGGCCTCGTGGCACGCGGCACCGGGGAGCTCCGGATACCCGGCGCGGGGCTCACCACCGTGCTCCGCACCGTCCTGTTCTCCGCGCTCGCCCTCCACCTGGGCGAGCTCCTCGCCCCGCAGCTCATCCGGCCCGTCCGGGGCCGCCCCCGTACCGCCGTACGGAGCTGGGCGGTGTACGCCTCGCTCGCCGGGGCGGCCGCCGCGGCCGGGCAGATCGTCCGGCTCGCCGCCGTCAGCGATCTCGGGATCACCGAGACCTACGGCACCCGTGAGGGCGGACTGCTCCTCCTCATCGCCAACGGCCTGGTCCTCGCCGCCTTCTGCGCCGCGAGCAGGCGCCCGGCCCTCGCGCTCGCCCCGCTCGCCCTCGTCATCGGCGCGGAGGCCCTGCGCGCCCACCCGGAGGCGTACAGCCCCGAGTTCGGCGCCGCTCTCACCGTCGTCCACCTGACCGCCGCGTCGCTGTGGACCGGCGGCCTCCTGTACATCCTGCGCACCATGTGGCTCTGGCGCGGCTCGCCCGTCGCGGCCCGCGCACTGCTCGGCCGGTACGCGCGCCTGGCGATCTGGCTGTACGTCGCCCTCGCCGCCACCGGTACGGCGTCGACCCTGCGCCGACTGCCGCTGGACGTGGTGTTCACCTCCGCCTACGGGCGCACCCTGCTGGTCAAGCTGGCGCTGATGGCCGTGGTCAGCGTGCTGGCGGTGGCGGCCCGGCGGCGGATGCTCCGGGACGCCGACCCGTCGGTCGCCCACCTGCTGGCCCGCCGGGAACAGCTCGTGCTGGGCCTGGTCGTGGTGGTCTCGGCGATCCTCACCGTGGTCCCCGACCCGCACTGGATCTCCCTGCGGCCTTGA
- a CDS encoding EF-hand domain-containing protein, translating to MADIESARTAFERFDNNGDGLITANEYKSAMAQLGDPFVTETVAQAIINAHDANGDGLLTFDEFWASQNKA from the coding sequence GTGGCGGACATCGAGTCGGCGCGGACGGCATTCGAGCGGTTCGACAATAACGGCGACGGGCTCATCACGGCCAACGAGTACAAGAGCGCGATGGCCCAGCTGGGCGACCCCTTCGTCACCGAGACGGTGGCGCAGGCGATCATCAACGCCCACGACGCCAACGGTGACGGCCTGCTCACCTTCGACGAGTTCTGGGCCTCGCAGAACAAGGCCTGA
- a CDS encoding polysaccharide deacetylase family protein, with amino-acid sequence MDGHRPPMGRRNALGAGAGALAALLAAGCARSDGPGGAAGPAAVTPPPGEVPATAASGAPAPHATATPRPAAPAPHRFPRMPFRIAHGPRDRPRVALTFDGRGDPDLAHAALARCEQAGARVTVLAVGAWLAEHPGLARRILDGGHEIGNHTEHHLDLASLDERAAYEEIAACARRLRRLTGSIGTWFRPSPTAYASPLLQRLAQRAGYPHVLGCDVESLDHAATRVAAVTRKVAGELRNGSVVELSLGRPVTVDALPLLLAEIGRRGLRAVTATELIGRPAADVTRTAR; translated from the coding sequence ATGGACGGACACAGGCCCCCGATGGGCCGCCGGAACGCACTGGGCGCGGGGGCCGGGGCGCTGGCCGCCCTCCTCGCCGCGGGATGCGCCCGGAGCGACGGGCCGGGCGGAGCCGCCGGACCCGCGGCCGTCACCCCTCCTCCCGGCGAAGTCCCCGCCACCGCTGCCTCCGGCGCCCCGGCCCCCCACGCCACCGCGACCCCGCGCCCCGCCGCCCCCGCCCCGCACCGCTTCCCCCGGATGCCCTTCCGGATCGCACACGGCCCCCGCGACCGGCCCCGCGTCGCCCTCACCTTCGACGGGCGCGGCGACCCGGACCTCGCCCACGCCGCACTCGCCCGGTGCGAACAGGCCGGGGCGCGCGTCACGGTGCTCGCGGTCGGCGCCTGGCTCGCCGAACACCCCGGCCTGGCCCGCCGGATCCTCGACGGGGGGCACGAGATCGGCAACCACACCGAGCACCACCTCGACCTCGCGTCCCTGGACGAACGTGCCGCGTACGAGGAGATCGCCGCGTGCGCCCGGCGACTGCGCCGGCTCACCGGGTCCATCGGCACCTGGTTCCGCCCCTCGCCCACCGCGTACGCCTCCCCGCTCCTCCAGCGTCTCGCCCAGCGGGCCGGCTACCCCCATGTCCTCGGCTGCGACGTGGAGTCGCTCGACCACGCGGCCACCCGCGTCGCCGCCGTCACCCGCAAGGTCGCGGGGGAGCTGCGCAACGGATCGGTGGTGGAGCTGAGCCTCGGCCGGCCGGTCACCGTCGACGCGCTGCCGCTGCTTCTCGCCGAGATCGGCCGCCGCGGACTGCGCGCGGTGACGGCCACGGAGTTGATCGGCCGACCGGCCGCAGATGTCACCCGGACGGCCCGATAA
- a CDS encoding ATP-binding protein, with product MMVGMAGLEGVDQPRPRSSATAARWTSTMDDEQAFKALELFGNPTEGEVRLPSLPESAATARRITSCVVLRQWGLSAQTAEYAVLLVSELVGNAVRHTGARAFGLRMVRRRGWIRIEVRDPSRGLPCLMPVREMDISGRGLFLVDKLSDRWGVDLLPRGKTTWFEMRISDR from the coding sequence ATGATGGTGGGCATGGCGGGCCTGGAGGGTGTGGATCAGCCGCGACCGCGCAGCAGCGCGACCGCGGCACGCTGGACGTCGACCATGGATGACGAACAGGCGTTCAAAGCGCTGGAGTTGTTCGGAAATCCGACCGAGGGGGAGGTGCGGCTGCCGTCCCTACCGGAGTCGGCGGCGACGGCCCGGCGCATCACTTCCTGCGTCGTGCTCCGCCAGTGGGGCCTCTCGGCCCAGACCGCCGAGTACGCGGTGCTCCTCGTCTCCGAGCTCGTGGGGAACGCGGTGCGCCACACCGGGGCCCGGGCCTTCGGGTTACGGATGGTCCGCCGCCGGGGCTGGATCCGGATCGAGGTGCGCGACCCCTCGCGTGGGCTGCCGTGCCTGATGCCGGTGCGGGAGATGGACATCAGCGGCCGCGGGCTCTTCCTCGTCGACAAGCTCTCCGACCGCTGGGGGGTGGATCTGCTGCCGCGCGGCAAGACCACCTGGTTCGAGATGCGCATCTCCGACCGCTGA
- a CDS encoding enoyl-CoA hydratase/isomerase family protein, with product MTVTLEVCDGVGTILLDRPPMNALDVAIQDRLRELAEEATRREDVRSVILYGGEKVFAAGADIKEMQAMDHTAMVLRSKGLQDAFTAVARIPKPVVAAVTGYALGGGCELALCADFRIAADDARLGQPEILLGLIPGAGGTQRLARLIGPSRAKDLIFTGRMVKAEEALTLGLVDRVVPAAEVHEQAHAWAAKLAKGPALALRAAKESIDAGLETDIDTGLTIERNWFSGLFATEDRERGMRSFVEEGPGKATFV from the coding sequence ATGACTGTGACCCTCGAAGTATGCGACGGCGTCGGCACGATCCTCCTGGACCGGCCGCCCATGAACGCCCTGGACGTGGCGATCCAGGACCGGCTGCGGGAGCTGGCCGAGGAGGCGACCCGGCGCGAGGACGTGCGGTCGGTGATCCTCTACGGCGGCGAGAAGGTGTTCGCGGCGGGCGCGGACATCAAGGAGATGCAGGCGATGGACCACACGGCGATGGTCCTCCGCTCCAAGGGCCTCCAGGACGCCTTCACCGCCGTCGCCCGCATCCCCAAGCCGGTCGTGGCCGCCGTCACCGGCTACGCGCTCGGCGGCGGCTGCGAACTGGCGCTCTGCGCCGACTTCCGGATCGCCGCGGACGACGCCAGGCTCGGCCAGCCGGAGATCCTCCTCGGCCTGATCCCGGGCGCGGGCGGCACGCAGCGGCTCGCCCGGCTGATCGGCCCCTCCCGGGCCAAGGACCTCATCTTCACCGGCCGCATGGTCAAGGCCGAGGAAGCGCTGACGCTGGGTCTGGTCGACCGGGTGGTCCCGGCCGCCGAGGTCCACGAGCAGGCGCACGCCTGGGCCGCCAAGCTGGCCAAGGGGCCCGCGCTGGCCCTGCGCGCGGCCAAGGAGTCGATCGACGCCGGGCTGGAGACGGACATCGACACCGGGCTCACGATCGAGCGGAACTGGTTCTCCGGTCTGTTCGCCACCGAGGACCGCGAGCGGGGCATGCGCAGCTTCGTCGAGGAGGGCCCGGGGAAGGCCACGTTCGTCTGA
- a CDS encoding L,D-transpeptidase, which produces MNGQPISGASAGASGKRRGGPGLLALVLGALLLLVTACGGSGTGAGDTKGPAGSAKKEDTTASQAVVTIAPKDGAESVATSGALKIGATQGKLTTVKVSDPKGNEIEGEIAADGASWTPERHLAAATKYAVHAVAKDAEGRESAKDTTFTTLVPANTFIGHYTPEDGSTVGVGMPVSINFTRGITDPDAVERAIKVTAEPAVEIEGHWFGNDRLDFRPEKYWAAGTKVTVDLNLDGVEGRPGVYGKQAKKVSFTIGRSQVSTVDARAKRMKVVRDGKQIKDIPISAGAPATTTYNGQMVISEKLKVTRMNGDTVGFGGEYDIKDVPHAMRLSTSGTFLHGNYWGASSIFGNSNTSHGCVGLRDVRGGYDNQTPAAWFYDKSLIGDVVIVKNSHDKTIQPDNGLNGWNMDWEEWKK; this is translated from the coding sequence GTGAACGGGCAGCCGATATCGGGGGCATCGGCCGGGGCGAGCGGGAAGCGGCGCGGCGGGCCGGGGCTTCTGGCCCTGGTTCTGGGAGCGCTGCTGTTGCTGGTGACGGCGTGCGGCGGCAGTGGCACCGGCGCGGGGGACACGAAGGGGCCGGCGGGCAGCGCGAAGAAGGAGGACACGACCGCCTCGCAGGCGGTGGTGACCATCGCGCCCAAGGACGGTGCGGAGTCCGTGGCGACCAGCGGCGCGCTGAAGATCGGCGCCACGCAGGGCAAGCTGACCACGGTGAAGGTCTCCGACCCCAAGGGCAACGAGATCGAGGGCGAGATCGCGGCCGACGGCGCGAGCTGGACGCCCGAGCGGCACCTCGCCGCCGCCACGAAGTACGCGGTGCACGCGGTGGCGAAGGACGCGGAGGGACGTGAGTCGGCGAAGGACACCACCTTCACCACGCTCGTCCCGGCGAACACCTTCATCGGGCACTACACGCCGGAGGACGGGTCGACCGTCGGGGTCGGCATGCCGGTCTCCATCAACTTCACCCGGGGCATCACCGACCCCGACGCGGTGGAGCGGGCGATCAAGGTGACGGCCGAGCCGGCCGTCGAGATCGAGGGCCACTGGTTCGGCAACGACCGCCTCGACTTCCGCCCGGAGAAGTACTGGGCGGCGGGCACCAAGGTGACCGTCGACCTCAACCTCGACGGCGTCGAGGGCCGGCCGGGCGTCTACGGCAAGCAGGCCAAGAAGGTGTCGTTCACCATCGGCCGCAGCCAGGTCTCCACCGTCGACGCTCGCGCGAAGCGGATGAAGGTGGTCCGCGACGGCAAGCAGATCAAGGACATTCCGATCTCCGCGGGCGCCCCGGCGACGACCACGTACAACGGTCAGATGGTCATCAGCGAGAAGCTCAAGGTGACCCGGATGAACGGCGACACCGTCGGCTTCGGCGGCGAGTACGACATCAAGGACGTGCCGCACGCCATGCGGCTGTCCACGTCGGGCACCTTCCTGCACGGCAACTACTGGGGCGCCTCCTCCATCTTCGGCAACAGCAACACCAGCCACGGCTGCGTCGGGCTGCGGGACGTGCGCGGCGGCTACGACAACCAGACGCCGGCGGCCTGGTTCTACGACAAGTCGCTGATCGGCGACGTGGTCATCGTGAAGAACTCCCACGACAAGACCATCCAGCCCGACAACGGCCTCAACGGCTGGAACATGGACTGGGAGGAGTGGAAGAAGTAG
- a CDS encoding L,D-transpeptidase, whose translation MNQTAKSARAGSAAVLTWAGLLTVLALLTGCTEARDAVFNGKARSSGDAISVFPEDGAEDVDEETRIAVKVPDGRLESVKVMRIEDAQQQTVAGRITDDGRSWKPERAAGRLALAAKYSIDAVAVDGAGRRSARHSTFTTLVPEHRFIGYFKPENRSTVGTGMIVSFSFNRPIADRAAVEKAIRVTSDPVVEVAGHWFGKDRLDFRPKTYWKPGTEVTVDIGLRDVEGAPGVYGSQDKRVVFTVGRSQVSLVDAEEKTMEVRRDGELVDTVPITAGAPKTTTYNGKMVVTEMHEVTRMNGATVGFTDKKGRGEYDIKDVPHAIRLTESGTFLHGNYWADESVFGEENVSHGCVGLRDAKGGSGSTPGGWFFDRTLIGDVVEVVNSKDKKVAPDNGLSGWNLGWKKWKAGSALR comes from the coding sequence GTGAACCAGACAGCGAAGAGCGCACGGGCCGGCTCGGCCGCCGTGCTGACATGGGCAGGACTGCTGACCGTGCTGGCCCTTCTGACCGGCTGCACCGAAGCCCGGGACGCCGTGTTCAACGGCAAGGCGCGATCCTCCGGCGACGCGATCAGCGTCTTCCCCGAGGACGGCGCCGAGGACGTCGACGAGGAGACCCGCATCGCGGTGAAGGTCCCCGACGGGCGGCTGGAGAGCGTGAAGGTCATGCGGATCGAGGACGCGCAGCAGCAGACGGTGGCCGGGCGCATCACCGACGACGGGAGGTCCTGGAAGCCGGAGCGGGCCGCGGGACGGCTCGCCCTCGCGGCGAAGTACAGCATCGACGCGGTGGCCGTGGACGGGGCGGGCCGCCGCTCCGCCCGGCACTCCACGTTCACCACGCTCGTCCCCGAGCACCGCTTCATCGGGTACTTCAAACCGGAGAACCGCTCCACCGTCGGCACCGGCATGATCGTCTCCTTCTCCTTCAACCGCCCGATCGCCGACCGGGCCGCGGTGGAGAAGGCCATCCGGGTGACGTCCGACCCGGTGGTGGAGGTCGCCGGCCACTGGTTCGGCAAGGACCGGCTCGACTTCCGCCCCAAGACGTACTGGAAGCCGGGCACCGAGGTCACCGTCGACATCGGGCTGCGCGACGTCGAGGGGGCCCCGGGGGTCTACGGCAGCCAGGACAAGAGAGTCGTCTTCACGGTCGGCCGCTCCCAGGTCTCCCTGGTCGACGCGGAGGAGAAGACCATGGAGGTGCGCCGGGACGGCGAGCTCGTGGACACGGTCCCGATCACCGCGGGGGCGCCGAAGACGACGACGTACAACGGGAAGATGGTGGTCACCGAGATGCACGAGGTGACCCGGATGAACGGGGCCACGGTCGGCTTCACGGACAAGAAGGGCAGGGGTGAGTACGACATCAAGGACGTGCCGCACGCGATCCGGCTCACCGAGTCCGGCACCTTCCTGCACGGCAACTACTGGGCCGACGAGTCCGTCTTCGGCGAGGAGAACGTCAGCCACGGCTGCGTCGGGCTGCGCGACGCCAAGGGCGGCAGCGGCTCCACGCCCGGCGGCTGGTTCTTCGACCGGACCCTGATCGGCGACGTGGTCGAGGTGGTCAACTCGAAGGACAAGAAGGTCGCACCGGACAACGGGCTCAGCGGCTGGAACCTCGGCTGGAAGAAGTGGAAGGCCGGCTCCGCCCTGCGGTGA